The Streptomyces laurentii region TGCCCCGAGTACACCCCGGCCCAGGTCAAGGAGTGGATCGCCCAGGGCCTCAGCCCGGAGCTCACGCAGGCCACCCGCATCGAGTACGCCGACATCGACTCCGGCCACTGGCCCATGACCACCCGTCCCCGCGAACTCGCCCGCATCCTCGCCGAGGCGGCGGACAGCGCCCGCTCCTGAGACCACGCACCCCGGTCAAGCCTCGTCGCCGGGGTCCGGGCCGGGGTCCCGGCCCGGGGCGTCGCCGGGGTCGCCGTCAGGGTCGTCGCCCGGGTCCCGGTCGGCGACCCAGCGCCAGAAGTCGACCATCATCCGTTCGTAGCGGATGCCGAACTCCAGGGCCTCGCGCTGTCCGCGGGTGATCAACTCGCCCACCGTCGCGGCCAGTTCCTCGTACTCCTCCAGGGTGCGGGTGTGCGCCCCGATCTGGACCGGGGCGTGGGGCCCGGGGCGGGCCCCGAACCAGAGCTTCAGGATGCCGCGTTCGCGCGCCTCGACCGGTACGAACGCGGTGTCTTCCAGCCATCCGCGCAGCGCCCGCGTCCCCTCCTCGGTGACCCGCAGCAGCCGGCGCCCGCGCCCGCCCTCGCGCCGTACCTCGGTGAGCAGCCCCGCCGCCAGAAGTCGGTCGCACTGCGCGTACACCTGCGCGTGCGGGACCGACCAGAACGGCGCGACCGTGCGCGCGGCCTCCACCTTCACGTCGTACGGGCTGGCCTCGCCGAGCGTGTCGACGATGCCGAGCACCAGGAACGAGGGCGTGGTCAACCGGACGTCAGGCATGCCGCGACCGTACACGCCGCGACGGGGCGCGCCCCGCCCGCCGAGGCGCCGGGCCCCGCGTCCGACTGTACGGGGACCTACGGGGACCTCAGCCGGACAGCGGCGCGGAAGGGGAGGCGGGCGCGGACGCGGTCGCGCGGTGGCGGGTCAGCAGCAGATGGCCCGAGACCCCCGTCACCAGGAGGCCGGCGACCAGGCCGGCCAGGCACCACGCGGCACCCGAGGACCAGTCGACGTCCGGCGCGCGGACGGCGAGCACGACGCCGGCGGCCAGCGAGACCCCGGGGAGGGCGAGCAGGGCAGGCCGGAGCCGGGCCAGATCGTCCTCCGCGAGCGAACCGAGCACCCCGGCGCCCAGTGCGAGCGCCCACACCCCGAGACCGTGGGCGTCGGCGCGGTTCACCTGCCAGGGGACGAGCGCGCCCCAGAACCCGGGTGCCACGAGCAGTCCCGCGCCCGCCCCGGACCAGCCCGCGCCGAGGAGCGCGAGCAGCGGCTTCGACCACGCGGGCAGCGGTGTGGTACGGGGCGTGGGCGGCCCGGCCGGGACGCGGTACTGGAGGGCCAGGGCCACCAGCGCGCCGGCGGCGAGCAGCGCGAGCGTCGCGACCCAGCCC contains the following coding sequences:
- a CDS encoding hypothetical protein (identified by MetaGeneAnnotator; putative;~sequence version:1), yielding MSGAQDREPMRAGRELGAGVVVLSTVVALISVAVGALLVVAALTGRAAGPWVSPEALSPGLLGAAMLGTSPALLTIGRAGTWEEVRTLAWPLTVVLTGLFTVSLVNGGDLRVVTGGPILLVMFSLGWVATLALLAAGALVALALQYRVPAGPPTPRTTPLPAWSKPLLALLGAGWSGAGAGLLVAPGFWGALVPWQVNRADAHGLGVWALALGAGVLGSLAEDDLARLRPALLALPGVSLAAGVVLAVRAPDVDWSSGAAWCLAGLVAGLLVTGVSGHLLLTRHRATASAPASPSAPLSG
- a CDS encoding hypothetical protein (identified by MetaGeneAnnotator; putative;~sequence version:1); translation: MPDVRLTTPSFLVLGIVDTLGEASPYDVKVEAARTVAPFWSVPHAQVYAQCDRLLAAGLLTEVRREGGRGRRLLRVTEEGTRALRGWLEDTAFVPVEARERGILKLWFGARPGPHAPVQIGAHTRTLEEYEELAATVGELITRGQREALEFGIRYERMMVDFWRWVADRDPGDDPDGDPGDAPGRDPGPDPGDEA